One window of Ziziphus jujuba cultivar Dongzao chromosome 5, ASM3175591v1 genomic DNA carries:
- the LOC107420115 gene encoding endoribonuclease Dicer homolog 3a isoform X3 — MTASPILRKGVSSKTDCEDQISELESILDSQIYTIEDKTEMELYVPSAKVTCRFYDQLRCSFLDLKEKMEASWSKFDASLLNMQGLVNEYRDADDRIKTLKKRLSSDHSKISYCLDDLGLIGAYEAVKLCLENSTNTQEEREINSESYFQCKCFLEELLHLVGESLPHGCDDLLDFESDLLKAVDLGYITPKLRELVELFQSFGEARQLLCLIFVDRIVSAKVIERIVKKITYLSHFTVSYLTGSNSVDALAPKMQKETLESFRFGKVNLLFSTDVVEEGIHVPNCSYVIRFDLPKTVRSYVQSRGRARQSNSQFVVMLERGNMKQRDQLFDVIRSECSMIDTTVNRDPDAHSLKTWTFGGTDGYLVHATGASVTADSSISLIQRYCEKLPTAKCFASKPTFQFSCLEGFYECKLTLPPNSAFQTLVGPVSRSSNLSKQLVCLEACKKLHQMGALDNNLLPLVEEPSKNNPTVKSKEATSGAGTTKRKELHGTTHIRALSGTWGEKVDSATFHAYKFDFSCSIISEVYSGFVLLIESNLDDDVGNIELELYLVSKSVKSSVSSCGKVCLDAEQMKKAKCFQEFFFNGLFGRLFHGSKSSGNREFLLQKETTTLWSTLYMYLLLPLEGLNDSGHEPWRIDWTGIASCISVVKLLKNNSLLGSGHCNYNGGDLLPSRTDLSETESKEANVICFANSSVDISNLNNMVVLAIHTGKLYSIVEAVSNTSAESPFDGNTDAVPSEYTTFNEYFHKKYQIVLKYPNQPLLRLKQSHNPHNLLVNFSDEGSDGGKTSKSRLVKPQMHVHMPPELLARIDVPRAVLKSCYLLPSLMHRLESLMLASQLRGSIGCHPSSFQISSSLILEALTTLRCCENFSMERLELLGDSVLKYVMSCHLFLKYPKKHEGQLSDLRSLAVCNSNLHKLGTDRQLQGYIRDSAFDPRRWTAPGQRPLRPVPCKCGVDTSEVPLSSEFHSEDPKIVVGKCCDKGHRWMGSKTVADCVEALVGAYYVAGGLAAAIHMMKWLGFDAELELSLVVEAINAASLWSYIPKADDIASLESKIGYEFLTKGLLQEAITHPSVEEQGVCYCYERLEFLGDSVLDLLITWYLYQSYIDIDPGELTDLRSASVNNENFAQVAVRRNLQLHLQHCSGLLLSQITAYVGSFSEPHNTNGSIQGTKGPKALGDMVESIAGAILIDTKLDLDKVWEIFEPLLSPIVTPDKLELPPLRELIELCDSLGYCMKEKCIKKGEMVHAELTVQLKDVLLVGTGYDQNRKAAKGAAARCLLKKMENKGVSYAQLSKKRKQGRDHVVDSSSEDVKNNPYTKITDDLVAMIHKKQKTSEIQSQDVSRVSSSTGVFSMEASDPNTDTPVIGAINMKKGGPRNSLFDLCKKLQWPRPTFDTIETKSRTPIELGEGCERRMGFNSFVSNIILTIPNFGNIECSGDARADKKSSLDSAAVAMLYELQRLGKLVIARS; from the exons ATGACAGCTTCACCTATTCTTAGAAAAG GTGTCTCATCCAAAACGGATTGCGAGGACCAAATATCAGAACTTGAAAGCATCTTGGACTCACAG ATTTATACTATTGAAGACAAGACAGAGATGGAATTATATGTCCCTTCTGCGAAAGTGACTTGTAGATTTTATGACCAATTACGCTGCtcatttttagatttgaaaGAAAAGATGGAAGCCTCATGGTCCAAG TTTGATGCGTCATTGTTAAATATGCAAGGGTTGGTAAATGAGTACAGGGATGCTGATGATAGAATTAAGACATTGAAGAAAAGGCTGTCCAGTGATCATTCAAAGATATCATATTGTCTTGACGATCTTGGTCTTATAGGTGCTTATGAG GCTGTAAAGCTATGTCTTGAGAATTCCACTAATACCCAAGAGGAGCGTGAAATTAACAGTGAGAGTTATTTTCAGTGTAAATGTTTTCTGGAGGAGTTGTTACATCTAGTTGGGGAATCACTACCACATG GTTGTGATGATCTTTTGGATTTTGAGTCTGATCTTTTGAAGGCAGTAGATTTAGGCTATATAACTCCTAAATTACGTGAACTTGTTGAACTTTTCCAGTCTTTTGG GGAAGCTAGACAACTACTATGCCTCATTTTTGTAGATAGGATTGTCTCAGCTAAAGTAATTGAAAGAATTGTTAAGAAAATTACGTATTTATCTCATTTCACAGTTTCATATCTGACTGGAAGCAACTCGGTTGATGCACTGGCACCAAAAATGCAAAAGGAGACTCTGGAATCATTTCGCTTTGGAAAG GTCAATCTATTATTTTCTACTGACGTAGTTGAGGAGGGAATTCATGTGCCAAATTGCTCCTATGTGATACGTTTTGACCTACCCAAGACAGTCCGCAGTTATGTCCAGTCCAGGGGACGAGCACGGCAAAGCAACTCTCAGTTTGTCGTTATGTTGGAGAG GGGAAACATGAAACAAAGGGATCAACTATTTGATGTCATTAGGAGCGAGTGTTCAATGATAGATACAACTGTCAATAGAGATCCTGATGCACATAGTTTAAAAACATGGACTTTCGGAGGAACAGATGGGTATTTGGTGCATGCCACTGGTGCATCAGTTACTGCTGATTCTAGCATCAGTCTCATACAACGATATTGTGAAAAGCTCCCAACCGCTAA GTGTTTTGCTTCAAAGCCAACTTTTCAGTTCTCATGTCTTGAAGGCTTTTACGAGTGCAAGCTAACGTTACCTCCTAATTCTGCTTTCCAAACATTAGTTGGTCCTGTAAGTAGGAGTTCTAATTTATCGAAGCAGCTTGTTTGCTTGGAAGCATGTAAAAAGCTACATCAGATGGGTGCTCTGGATAATAATCTTCTTCCACTAGTTGAGGAGCCTTCAAAAAATAATCCGACTGTAAAAAGCAAAGAAGCAACTTCCGGTGCAG GAACAACAAAAAGGAAGGAACTACACGGTACAACTCACATCCGTGCATTATCTGGAACTTGGGGTGAAAAAGTGGATAGTGCCACTTTTCACGCTTATAAGTTTGACTTCTCCTGTAGTATTATTAGTGAGGTTTATTCTGGATTTGTTCTTCTGATTGAGTCAAATCTTGATGATGATGTGGGAAATATTGAATTGGAACTCTATTTGGTTTCAAAGTCAGTTAAGTCTTCTGTTTCTTCATGTGGAAAGGTGTGTCTGGATGCAGAGCAG ATGAAAAAAGCAAAATGCTTTCAGGAATTTTTCTTTAATGGATTATTTGGAAGGTTGTTTCATGGATCCAAGTCATCGGGAAATAGAGAGTTTTTACTTCAGAAAGAAACAACAACACTATGGAGCACATTGTACATGTATTTGCTTCTGCCTCTTGAAGGTTTGAATGATTCAGGTCATGAACCTTGGAGAATAGATTGGACAGGGATTGCTTCTTGCATTTCTGTGGTTAAATTGTTGAAGAACAATTCTTTGTTGGGCAGTGGACATTGTAATTATAACGGAGGGGATTTATTACCTAGTAGAACTGACTTATCTGAGACTGAATCTAAAGAAGCAAATGTAATATGCTTTGCTAATAGTTCTGTTGATATATCAAATCTTAACAATATGGTAGTATTGGCTATTCATACGGGAAAATTATACTCTATTGTTGAAGCTGTGAGCAACACATCGGCTGAGAGCCCTTTTGATGGTAATACTGATGCTGTCCCATCAGAATACACTACCTTTAATGAGTATTTTCACAAAAA GTATCAGATTGTACTAAAGTATCCGAATCAGCCTTTGTTGCGGTTAAAGCAAAGTCATAATCCTCATAATCTTCTAGTGAACTTCTCTGATGAAG GTTCTGATGGTGGTAAGACATCAAAATCTCGCCTTGTTAAGCCACAAATGCATGTTCACATGCCACCTGAACTTTTAGCAAGGATTGATGTCCCAAGAGCTGTTCTAAAATCATGTTATTTACTACCATCATTGATGCATCGTTTGGAATCTCTGATGTTAGCAAGCCAACTTAGAGGATCGATTGGCTGTCATCCAAGCAGCTTTCAGATATCAAGCTCATTG ATTCTAGAAGCACTTACAACACTTAGATGTTGTGAAAATTTTTCTATGGAGCGCTTGGAATTGCTTGGTGATTCAGTCTTGAAGTATGTTATGAGTTGCCACCTTTTTCTTAAATATCCCAAAAAACATGAAGGACAGTTATCTGATCTTCGTTCATTGGCCGTTTGTAACTCAAACCTTCATAAATTAGGAACTGATCGTCAATTGCAG GGCTACATTCGTGATAGTGCTTTTGATCCACGTCGTTGGACTGCTCCTGGACAGCGTCCTTTGCGCCCGGTGCCTTGTAAATGTGGAGTGGATACTTCGGAAGTTCCTCTTTCTAGTGAGTTCCACAGTGAAGATCCAAAAATTGTGGTTGGAAAATGCTGTGATAAAGGTCACAGGTGGATGGGTTCAAAAACAGTAGCTGATTGTGTTGAAGCCCTTGTAGGGGCATATTATGTTGCTGGTGGACTGGCTGCTGCAATTCATATGATGAAGTGGCTGGGTTTTGACGCTGAGCTTGAGCTCTCTTTAGTTGTTGAAGCAATCAATGCTGCATCTCTTTGGTCTTACATCCCAAAAGCCGATGACATTGCATCCCTGGAGTCAAAGATTGGGtatgaatttttgaccaagggTCTCTTACAGGAAGCCATAACGCATCCATCTGTGGAAGAACAGGGTGTTTGTTACTGCTATGAG AGGCTCGAATTTCTTGGTGATTCAGTTTTGGATCTGCTTATTACATGGTACCTCTATCAGAGCTACATAGATATTGATCCAGGCGAGTTGACTGACTTACGTTCAGCTTCTGTTAATAATGAAAACTTTGCTCAAGTTGCTGTGAGACGAAACCTTCAACTGCATCTGCAACATTGCTCCGGGTTACTATTGAGTCAAATAACTGCATATGTGGGTTCTTTTTCTGAACCTCACAACACAAATGGATCAATTCAAGGCACAAAAGGTCCCAAG GCCCTTGGAGACATGGTGGAAAGTATTGCAGGGGCAATACTAATTGACACTAAGCTTGATCTGGATAAAGTGTGGGAAATATTTGAACCGCTATTATCTCCAATTGTGACCCCTGATAAACTTGAATTGCCCCCATTGCGTGAATTGATTGAATTATGTGACTCTCTTGGATATTGcatgaaagaaaaatgcataaaGAAAGGTGAAATGGTGCATGCGGAGCTTACTGTACAGCTCAAAGATGTACTGTTAGTTGGGACGGGATATGACCAAAACAGAAAAGCTGCAAAAGGAGCAGCAGCCCGATGTttattgaagaaaatggag AATAAAGGTGTCTCGTATGCTCAACTTTCCAAGAAGAGAAAGCAGGGTAGAGATCATGTTGTTGATTCATCTTCTGAAGATGTGAAAAATAACCCATACACCAAAATAACTGATGATTTGGTGGCAATGATCCACAAAAAGCAAAAGACATCTGAAATTCAGTCACAGGATGTGTCAAGAGTTTCATCTTCAACTGGTGTCTTTTCAATGGAAGCCAGTGATCCTAACACTGACACCCCAG TTATTGGAGCAATCAACATGAAGAAAGGAGGTCCTCGAAACTCACTTTTTGACCTATGTAAGAAACTACAATGGCCAAGGCCTACCTTCGATACAATAGAAACTAAATCAAG AACGCCAATTGAACTTGGTGAAGGCTGCGAAAGAAGAATGGGATTCAAcagttttgtatcaaatattATCTTGACCATACCCAACTTTGGCAATATTGAATGCAGTGGTGATGCTAGGGCTGATAAGAAGAGCTCACTAGACTCTGCAGCAGTTGCAATGCTTTATGAGCTCCAACGTTTAGGCAAACTCGTCATTGCCAGGTCGTAG